CCCTCCTCTAACCCCCGTCCTCATGTTAGCAGGCGGAACAATTGGGGAGGGCCTTGCCCAGAGCTGGGGCGGTGTGGCAGGTCAACAGAATGGGCTGTGAATCCTGTGCCTCTGAATCCTCTGGGTGGGTGGTCCAGCTCTCTCCCCTCTCCGTGTCTctcgcacacacatgcacagaaacacaccctctcctctcctcctctcctctctgcgATTAGCTCATCCACTAGGCCGGGCCTGATGCTGTTGCCTGGGCTCTGTGATGTGGCGATAGGTGGCCCAGAGAGGAAGCCAGACATGGGTTTTTCTGCAGGATTAGTGGGTCCAGAAGAGACCTGGTCGacgggagggggaggggggcgCAGCGGCCCACGTGGAGCCTGCCAGTGACTGGGTGGCAGTTAACGCTAATCCTGCTGCTGATTACCGCTGGCATGGGGGGAAATAAACAGTAATAAATGAACCCACAAGGCTGAGCACACATACGCCTTCGCAACACAAGGCAAGTCAGGCTCACGCGCTTGCACAATGGCGCACACATTCAGAAGCAACCAAAAACATGGCGGCAttacagaaagaaaagattGCTTTCAGTGATGGTATGGGTTGTCATCTGGTTGTTTGACGAATGGCAACAAATACAGTCACGAGCTTCCTGGAGCTCGTGGAGATCGAGGCTCGAGAAGATTCAAACGTTAAGTTTTAAGTCACCAGCAGAAAACCTCGAACACATTAATATAAGACAATGTTAAAGTGCAAAATCAATCTTTCATCTTTCTTAATGAGCAAATAACCCAATCTTCCACTCTCACTATCATCAAAAACATCACTGTCAGACCACACCACTGGACTCTCCTATTACCACAAACATGCCTTTACCCCCTTGACAAACTGCAGGAACAacctaactttttttttttgattcaTGCATCTTGTATGGccttttttgtttcatatttcTCTTTTACTACATCATTAAGCTTCCATCAGCAAGAAAAGATGCACCTTTTTCCTGCATTATCCCCTTAGTCACAGTGACATCTAGTGAGCATAAGCCAGAAGTGACAATAATGGACAAATGGTGCAAAGGATTATATTTAGAAACACACAGTTTCCCCAGAATAACACATACAGGTGTTAACTGCTTGGAGAAAATACACCGAAACAAAAGTTCACAGGTGGTGAATCTGAAGTGAGATATTCGCTTACAGTCGGCAACAGGTGTCACTCTGCTGTGTTGTTCACAGCTTTAGATATATGGGGAACAGAGTTTTGTCGCAGCAGGTCTGCAAAGAGAGTCGCCTCTGAAGCAACAGAGCAACAATGTTCCTTCTCGTTTACTGCGTTTGAGCAACACCGCTATCTCAAGTAATGTGGTCAGAGTTGTGGTTGATCCTCTTTTTTCTGTACAGACATGCAATGCTCTGAAGCATTAAGGAAGAACGGCTGCACATGAAAGCACCACCTTTAGACAGGAGGCATATAAATACggatattttatatttatctcTGTTTGGCttttccagctgctgctgccatccaaCAAACTTACAATGCCATCAAGTTTCTTCTTTATGCTGGGTGAGActgtttatattatatatatatgtatatttgtgtgtgtgagtggatgAGAAGGGTGTGTCCCTCAATAGAAATTCTTCCATCTGGGTTCAGATCGTAATTTTTACAATGTGAATTTAATATAATCACATAATCTGACAGAACATTGTTTTTGCATAAATGTGAGAGTGTTGTACGTTGCAATTAAACCACTGTGTGCACAAAAACGTCCACAGGCATGCTGCCTTAACACACAGGAAGATACAGGTCAATGAGGCTGCGCGTGTTTTATATAATGGGAACTATGTCTTATATCCTGCTGTAGTGCTTTTGTGCACGATTTCACATATGGCTGTAGAAATGTGTAGAAATGAAAGTTTTTGTAATATCTGGGGAAAAATTTCCCGAGTTGTTAATGCATTGTATTAAAGTTATTTTTCTTgctatatactatatatatatatatatgttgtaCTTTTTAAAGATTATGAGCTGAAAGTGGACGTTTTATAGGTGTGTATTGTACTACCTGTGAGTTTCATACTGTGTTAAATGATAAGGCACTCTGAAACAATGGGTCTAATGCTTGTTGGGTAAAAGGAGctagagaaagagaaaaggaaatgCATAGAAAGGTATGCTGAAACTGAATTTAATGATAAGGTGATCAAGTTTGATATATAGTTTTGACCTATTAGaacattatatttatttttttgtgcagGTTTGGTTGTGGGGACCATCATAGCAGTCCAAACAACACCTGAGAGCAAGTCAAATCATACCCAAACAACACCTGAGAGCGAGTCAAATCGTACCCAAACACCTGAGAGCAAGTCAAATCGTACTACCTTCATCACCAACAGCAGCACAATGAGCACGACCATCAGTGTCACAACTACCATCAATACAAGTGACTCAAATACCGAAATGAACGTCAGCACTGAATCTCCAACAGGTGAGCCTTCTGGTGAGAGCTATTATCTGAACTCCTTTTACAGTAAAGCCTATACTGTAAAGCAGTTCTGTCAGAGATTTTAACCCTTGTAAATAGTCCAAACTtcacagtttcttctttttcttaacataaaaaaaatgttttgtttgttttgttgtaggAAACAGCCCAATAAGTGTCACTACTACAAGTACAGCAAAGCCCAACAGTCAGACTGTCACTGAAACCACAAAGCCTCCAACCACACCTGCACCGGGTGGTTCTGAGACATCTCCAACCACAAAAGGCACATCCCCGAAGAGTAAGCTGGGACTGATTTCTTACATTACCAAAATCAGCATGATTATTCATAGCTCTCTGCACGCCAATAACTGTGTTGATTGTAATAAAGCCTTCAtctgcagatcaaacagatgAAACAGTTGTTGCAACAATCCAATTGAAAAGGATCGCACGATTTTGCAGTTCTCCTCATTTCGACAGGATTAGCTCACAGCCTCGTCATGCAACCGTTTTTAGTGGAAAACCTCAGATAAACCCTGGCGCGCTTGCATAGAGGCACGTTTTGCAGCTAAACATCCAGATATTTTCTGCAGGAATAAAACAAGAGTGAGGGAGGCAAACATAAGGTCCAGGGGCCAGAACTGGTCTAGCAAAGACTCGAATTTGGTCCACTGGACATCTTTGTGGCCTTTGATCTTAAATGAGTTTCCCTGAGCTAGAGGAAAGAGTTGCTTGAAAATGCTTGAAACACAAGTGAAAATGAATATGAATATCCTTAATGTCAGCTGTGGGTGTTTTTCAATTGTATTATGGATAGGCTAACATTTATTGTCAACTCACTGGcaggttttttatttcatacaaGCGTCTTGTATATCTCACAGGTCCCACGTCCAGTACAAAGACAGCCAGCACTGACAAAACTGGTGAGTTAAACGTATGTCAGCATGTCTGTGCATCACAGAGGCTAGAACTTTTCTGTCAATTCTAGTGTGTAAATCTCCAGTCACATGCCACTTCATTAAGTCCACCTGTTCTTCTGCTCATCGATGCAAATATctgctcagccaatcacatgacagcaactcaatgcatttaggcatgtgcACATGAACAAGAGAGCGTCAGAATGGGAAAGAAAggtttatttaagtgactttaaatgTCACGTGATTGTTGGGGCAGGACTGAGTATGTGGGACAACTGCTGATCTGGTGGGATTTTCCCCACAcgaccatctctagggtttacacaGAACgatctgaaaaacagaaaatatctagtgagtggcagttctctgggagaaatgtcttgttgatgccagacgTTAGAGGACAATAGATAGACTGCAGGGAAAAGCAACTCAAATTATCAGTTTGTACTCGATACAAGGTGTGCAGAAGAGcgtctctgaatgcacaacacattaaaccttgaagcagaggGGCAACGGCAGCAGGAGGCCCCATCAGGTGCCACTCCTGTTGTgtaagaacaggaaagtgaagtTAGAGTTTGCACAACTCAACAAAACtggaaaactgaatttgaaaaaTGCTACCTGATCTGTGGCGTTCTGATGGTATGGTCAGTAATATGCTGTGAaatcatggatccatcctgctttgTATGAATGTCAGAATGGACCAGAAACTTCTGAGGAATATTctcagcaccttgttgaatctacgCCTCAGAGAATTAAGGCATCACTGATTGCAtagtgtaactaatgaagtggcctGCGAGTGTAGGTCTTTACTTGGAGGTCTGTGGGTCACACTGCATAGTCACAGTGTTGGCAGATGTGCTTCATTCTAAACATGAATTATATTTCCTCCTTCAGGTATCATCATTCTAATCATTCTCATCCTCGTGGTTGTGGTATTTTTAATTGCCTGTTACGTGACgcagaaaagaagaagagtaAGTAAAGAAGCTCTACATTCGATACCCAACAAAGAATGCTTTGACAAACATGTAGCTACAGACAGCGATTTATTCATAAAGACTGGGAGTGTGCGGGGAACTGATATCCTTGTTTGGTCCAAAGattttttcaaaatgtgtgGTATCATGGTCATATAACTGCAGCTTTTGTTGCTCAGTTTAAGCCAGGGATCTGTGTTGCATGTaaagaaaaagatttaaatAAAGGCACTAATGCGTCCCCCTGTGTTCTGGATCTCCTCAGCGCTACTCGGTCGATTTTTCCTCCAGACAAGATGAAGTCAACATCCCTCTCAGCACCGTGGAGCCTGTTGATACCGCACCTCAAAATGGTCAGTTATTGGCTGGAGACAGTGTATCGCCTTAAATATaaaattgttctgttttttgaaCCAGGTTCCTCCGTCTGAATAATTAAATATGTTTCCTGTCTGAATATTTTTCAGGTCTGAAAACCTTTGAAAGTACAGAAACTACTGCGAAAGAGCCAGAAGAACCGGACGCAAAGCCAGAAGCCTCAGATGAAGCTAAACCCGAAGCACAGGAGGAGCAGAAAGGTAAGAACAAACCTGTATGAATCTTTTTCACAATATTTGATTTGTCACAATAGGAAACCCAGATTTTACTAATAACTTCAACAACGGTTTTCTGATATTGTACCAATAATTCACTTTGGATTTTTCACACCAGCGCCTTTCCTGCTATGgcgtgttaaaaaaaaaaaaatgctgtgaaaaaaaaaagaacccttTTTGCTTTCCGCGTGTGTGAAACTCAGATAAACAGCATGTGTTAGGTGGATTAAAAATGGTGTGAGTGACTAACGGTGAAGGATATTTGTTTGCCACTTCCTCTTTCTTATGATGTGTTAAGAGAACAAAAAGGAAGTCCTGTTCGTGACACCGTTCCTCACGCGTTACCGTAGCAACACCCATCGATGCTGTAAATATTGAAATAGTGAAATCTTTATGTGTACATGACTCAGACGTTGACTTAACGGTTAACATGAAACTTAAAACATGAAATGAAGTCAGTTTGTTTAGAAGGAAAATCTGATGCAATACACATCAGTCTGACTCATACAGTTCTCCAGTATtttgaaatgtgtgtgtgcacttctAACAAACTTTTctagtttaaaacaaaaactcccACAACAGATGCCCTGCAGTACTTTAGCCCACCACTTGATGGAAATGGGAGCTAAGTTAAGAAACAAGGAGTATGGTTAGTTTCCCATTACAGCAGCTGATACCCAAGCGGATGCAAGAGCTAATAAATAAATCCTGAGGTTGTGGAAAGCTGTATTCCTAAGCCTTTGTGCAGCGAATCATGGAGATAAGCTTTTGCTCTTCTGTGACTTTTATTTACAACATTGTTCCCTTTTTGTCATGCACTTGCTCATTAACATGTTGTcgctttaatattttatttccttGTAAATGAATAAAGATTGTCCGATTCTAGTATTCTCCTTGTGTGACATTGTGGCGTGTCTCTCTGCCTTCACCAACAATGTCTTGTGATTGACGAAGCTCCCAGTTGCTGTGAAAAGTGTctgcttttcatttgtttccccctCTTGTGtgacagtaaaaatgaaattttcGCAGCTGCGTTTGACACTAATGTTGTCGGATCTCAGTGACAAGAATCTGTAGCACCTACTAGAAATGTACATTCACTTGCAGACATTTGGGGAACTCATATTGTTGGTTTTGAGGGCAAAAGAGGCATCAAGTTAGtttcattgtttgtttacttttttttatatctaCTGTTTTAGGGCttgaaaaaatcattttaaaattgaaGAAGGAAAAGTTGGGGGGGCAATAGTTGAATTCGGTGTGAGAGGAAACAAGCATATATGTCCTTTTCAGGGTTTGGAAATTGAAGCCCGCTAACCACATGTCATTTCCATATAGGTAGTTTACAACACAGTACTGTGTAAAAACTCTTGTGCCCGTCGTTGCTTCTTTTGTATTTTACTGGAAAAAGGTGCAGCATTAATGAAAAATCCACAATCATAAATGGAAATATAGCAAAAAAAGACCTCTTAAAAGcaaaatttaaacaaatgaGGTGTAGCTCAAGAACAGCCTATTTTCTTGCATGTCAGATAGAGCAGTGTATAATCTTGTGCAGAGCGGTGCACAGACACAGACCTAGCACAGACCCTGAGTAGCAGAAAATGATGACTATGCCTCACAATGACAGGCATCTTAAAGCCACACATTGAGATAAGCACATTGTTGTGACTTTTGCAAACTGTGTGTCGTGCAAAAGCAGTATGGGCTGACGTTTTTTAGAGACTTTTCACTTGTCTTGTCTTGCTGACCACTGAGACAGCTTTGCACTCCCAGCAGCATTACATACTGATTCAAACGGTGCATTTGTTACAGTTTATTTTGGTTGGGTTTAATATTTTTCTTCAGGATCAAAATTGCTGGACAGCTATTTTATATAGAAAGATTTAACTACTGACACAAAAGCTGACTGTTATCACCCATTATGATCTTTGATCAGGACCGAGTACTCCTCTGGCCTGTGAGTTGGCAGCATTATCTGTCAATACTTCCCTTTTTTCTCTGTACAGCGGgaagtttttaaacagaaaactgtgttttaacCGTGGATACATCTCAAATATACAGATCAAAAAACGCTCACACAGAAAGCCAGAAATAAGCAATAGTTACTAATgtgttgttggtgtttttaagcATGGAATCAAAGCAGGCAGGATTTACTCACAATTGACAGCAAAAGCAAGGAAAGCAGCTGTCCTGGCCAATGAACCAATCAAAGGTCAGTTTGATGGCAAGTTACTCTGCACAGCCCTAAAAGGCAGCATGCAAAAAAACTGCCATCAGTCTAGAAATGCACAATAATTTGCTCAAATGTGGGTATAATAGTTTGGTATATCTACAGGAAGTGTTTGAGGTGCTTTTTTCAGCCATCCCACTAAAAAATTGAATACATGCGCTTCTATTTTTTAGCATTTAGGATCAGACTATATGTGTTAACTTGAGaagcacatttttttcctttttttatgtaaatatataaGTAGTGACTGTACTGTACTGTGACTAAGTCAATACTGTGCTTGAATGGAAACACAACCTGCTGCTTTTGCTGCACTCAAAGAAATATTTATGCCCAAAATCCTACGTAAATGTCCGGTGTAACTTTGTTACATAACTACAATACCAAATGGAATCTGGTCAAATTTCACATTTCACACTTCACTGTGTtattacatcttccaacaaacAGATGCATTCTCATAAACTTATAATAAATCTATTAAAAATACATAGCAGTGGGTTTGTGGTTTGTGGAAGCTGCCCCACCATATTTGAATTCAGTGGCCAGGAATGACTCCTCGCTTCTGACTAATGGCGTTTTACATTTGTGGCTAAAAACCAGCCACATATGTAGTAATTTGTGCCTCCAACTTTAAACGCAAGATATTAAGCATGATAACTATGGTTTATCATTAAAGACGGGGTCTTTTGATCCTTTTCCTCCTCACCTAAAATCTCATCTActgaactgaagtcagggcTCTAACACAAATGCTAATTAATTACTGATATTATTGCAACTACTTATTCTCAGTAGATTAGACATGTAATCCTGCTGTCTCCAGACAGCTGACAAGTTGGCTATACAAAAACACCAGCTGGCTATAGGCTAACATTATGTCAGTTAATATTAGGCTTGAGTGTCCTAAAAATCTCACCTTtcctctgataaacagtttgattacataCTCACGTTGTATGAAAGTTTATTTAATTAGTGGTGGAGTCCAGCAATTTTAGATCCACTTCAAAGAAGGTTTCACTAATGCTGGCAAACAGCAGCTAACATAAGCTAACaacagctaacagaggctaatagtAGCTAAAGTGGTAGCACTTACCAACAGCTCAGAATATCCCCAGCAACAACTCAACTCAGTATGGCTGTCATGGTCAAATGTGAGCTTCTCTGATTCACATTGCACTCCTTTCACATAGTTTTAAAGTCCTTTTCCAGAGTGAATAAAGTTTCTCACCCAACGTTGGCAACTGAGGTAAACAGTAGACTGACAGCTTTCCACAAATACGAAAAAACTATGagatttaaattgtttttttatcaGACAACTCTAGTAATGAGTGGATCTGATTAAGAAACAGGATACTGTACATGTACAGCTTTTTCAATTACAAGGTACCCCtcactttatactttattttactCTTAAGGCGTGAGCTGTTTGTGGAGCTGTATGTGGGGCTGAACAGAAATGCGAAAAAGGCTTGAAAAGATCGGCTAGGCAGAGCTCAAACTGAAAAGGATGTGCAGCAGAATACGATGGTTAGGGATAGAGATTAAACTCTTATAAAAAGTGAAGACAGTATGTTGAGAAAGAGTACTTTGAGGAGCTGCTAATtaaagaaaatgagagaaaaaggacGAAGGATGGAGGAAAGTGActcaggaagtgcagaggaTTGGAAAAGGCAACTGGTCCAGATGGAGGGTATGAAGATAGGAGGAGGGAAGTGAAATTTTCAACCAGGACATTTAACACAGTTCTGGAGGGTGAGAGCATGCCTGAGGAATGGAGAATGGATGTGCAGAGCTGCGTCACTACAGAAGATAAAACTGAAGAATCATACCATGAAACTAGTTGTTGAAGCTAGGGTTAAGAAGAGAGGTAATGATCAGCGAGCAGCAGTATGGTTCATGTCAAGAACGAGCACTacagatgtgatgtttgctttgacagTGGTGATGAAGAAGTACTGAGAAAGTTAGACCTATTGTTTGCAAATAGATGTGTTGCCCCCTGGTGGCAattgaaaaaaagcaaagagttGCTCATTGCCTTCATGTTTAAAACCCAAACGAAATAGTAGTTAGAGGCTGATTCATGCCAGGAATCCACCTGTGAAGAATAGTTTAGGCTCGAACAATGACTGACCAGCCAGCTTAGTCATTCCACAATTACGTCTTGAAGAACAGCCATCTTCCTCTTTCCTTAATCTCTCCTTTCCCTCTCCCTAAGACTGGGTCAGATAATAATGGGGCCGCCCTACTTTCCCACAGCCTCCAACAGCTGCATGGCTGTGGCTCATTAGGAAATGGTCACTAATCAGCCGCCTCATTACCAACATGGTGGCCCCCTCGAATGCTTTTGCCCAAGAAATATCCTGCCCGAGGACAAACTACTTCAGGCTGTATAAGTGGAAATGCTGTGATTATGGGGCACCTAAATAATTCAAACAGCAGTTCTGCAACGTCATCTagctttaaaggaaaaaaatgaagaaatgtttCAAGAATTTCACACAATTAACTTATTGCAAAAGTTTAACATACTGTCGAAAAGGTATGACACAAATACTGGGGCATTCCAGTATTTTCAAACTCagtccgtgtgtgtgtttctgcttaTCCACATTGTTTcaatttccatttattttaaccactgttttttttttcttatcttgagaaccacaaaaaaacagctgtgcTTTCTGCTTTTATTGTCCTTTACAGCTGAGACTGATAAATCTGTTGCTGATCCCAGCACTGCATCTGCAACTCCAGCTCCTGCTCCAGCTCCAGACAGCTCTGAGGACAAGCCCAAAGCGGATGTTGCTGGCCCTCCTGCACCTGTGGAGTCCACTGTGGAAGTCAAAACTGATGACGAGGCCACTGTCTCCAACAAGACTTCAGTGGAGTCCCTGAAGGAGACAAATgagaacaacagcaacaacGCTGGCTTCATTCAGACGAGAAGTTGGTATTTAGATCATTTGTTCCCTCTAAACATTCCTTCACCTTTGGAAATCCTAGAATACAGTTTACAGAAACGCCCGTATAGTACACTGAGTATAATGCAGGCCTTCAAACACTCAGGACTCATGGGTTTGTCTTAACAAATCCCAAACTCGCACGCGAACTCACTGTTCTGCTATATGGGGTAAACGTTCGGCTCTTCTGCGTTCATATCCAAGTTACaacaaaatgcaacatttcAACACACTGCCATCGAACTGAGCAACAACAAAAGCAGAACTTTCGTGCATAATGTGAATTCCTTCCTCTATTTACCCTGAAAATCTAGATTACTGTGCAACACTGGAAGGTAGATTAAGACTTTCAGCCTGACATATGTACACAGTTCTTAGTCAGTGGGATTGTGTAAAGGATCTTCTCTAAAATGAGTGTGAAAGAATGCCCCTTCTAGTGGTTGGATAGTGTAAGTAGGGAATAACAGCATGTGTAGGTGTGATCTTTGCGATCAGCTGAACTCAAATCAAGCTGATCTTCTAAAAATTGTCTTTTTGTGATAAATTTATTTAAGCAAAATCACTTAAAGAGTCCTGTGACAGACTAGAGgtgtgtccagggtgtaccccgcttCTTGCTCTGTGGCATCTGGGATAGGCTCCCCCACtgtgaaagtaaaacaggaaacaaaggaCAAGCACGGCGACGCAGACCTAACCAGGAGACACGGCTGACAGGGAAGACAGATGACTAAACATAGACAGAGCAAACCCTACACTAGAGATGCGACACACTAAACATGGAAGGCAAAGGGACAAAACCTAAGAACCAGGAATCCCAAAGACACAGACATGACACTGACTGAGGAGACAGGGGACGTGAGACATGGAGCATAGGAGGCGCACAGAAGCAGAAACCAAGAGGCtagaaatcataaataatgaaatCAGTGACtataaataacacaaaacacTCTGTCAACGACCATGACACCATTCAAATTTGGCTTAAATCCATCAATggcttcaaggtcaacttaattattaatttattggttgaaaaatgacaaaaagtcGTGTGCATAGTCAACTTAAATTACtgggaaaaaattaaaaatatgaagaaTGATTGATCGGTAAAGAGATAATAATGCTATATGTTTTTACTGCTATTCTTTCTATTGGCACCATATGGGCATACAGGCAATGATATGGATATGTGGATTTTTAATATCACGTTACTttggacctctgacctcttcttcagGGTCAAATAAAgtcaaactttcataaaatgtctttaaacatttaagaaatgacGCTGGCATACCCAGAAGAAaaatgtttagatttttttttagctaatgTCTctaaatttgtgttttaaagtgACATGTTGCAGTTATTTCTTTTATATCTTCTGTCCCTCGACATGGACATCAGGTCTTGTTTGATCACAGAATGGCTGAGTGGGGCAGAGAAATATTTTGCACATGACCGTGGAAGTGGACTCAAACTTAAAGCTCTCAGGTGATGGGTTGGAGGAGGGCCAGACATTAAAGCCAGAAGATAAAAGCTCGTATAGAGGATATACCACCTTTTAAGGAGCCTGAGACAAGGCAAAAATGACGACAATCAAAGTCCATTTTGTAGAAAATAGAAATATTGTATAAGCTATGGCTCTGAACTTGTGGGATCTGGTGTCTAAATGCCTCACAGGACACCGGCCTGAGAAGGGAATCATCTTTCCATAGCAGCCTTGTTTCATCCTGTTTGAGAGAGTGCTCACTTTCCACAGGACTTTATTCTTTTCCCCCTCATCAGAGGCATGAAGACCACTTGTTATTTTGACTGCCTAATTTTGAAGAATCTGCATCAACTGATTAAATTGGCTATAACTAGGAACCGGTGAATTCGGATCCTAGATCATCACAGATCTGCTGAAGAGTGTTTTCACTTTAAATACTGCAGCATTGTCCTGtttacatgtttcatttaaaagaaaaatctacTCAGTATGGTATTAATGCTACTTTCACTTCAGTGATGAGCACCACTTCCTTGTTTGTGAGCcctgactttattttttctaaaaCCTGGTTGCctattttctgtttgatgtaaTGAGAGGACGTCCTTTGTGGCGGTTGTGGGTAGTCATGTCCTGTTTTCAAAATATTTGCAACCCAATTTCAGTATGATTGAAATTGAACTGATAAAGACAGGAGACCTACAGTTTCATGCACTTTTAGCATAGCTATTAATAAATTCATAAATCCACAGGATAAAAGGTGAAATCAAACTTTTAGCTGGTGTGTATTTCCCCAAAAAACTTCAGAGCCCTACATTAAACAGTTCCTGTTATTACAGACAGTAGGTGCCAGCTTAGACTCCTCAAAAGCTAATATGTCGACTGAgccctcaccttcctgctctGACGTCTGGCCCTCCTCCACCTTCTTCTCTGACAGACTGACTCCCCGTCCACAGTTGTGAGTAAAATCCTTTCTGCCTCATCCTGCCCTCTGCTTCCTCATGGTTAAAAATGTTAGCTAGTAAGTCCTGCTATCCACTACAAAGGACACTGAATACAAGTTTTACTTTGGATGGGGTAAAACTACTGTGCATTTCTGAATTCT
This sequence is a window from Oreochromis niloticus isolate F11D_XX linkage group LG6, O_niloticus_UMD_NMBU, whole genome shotgun sequence. Protein-coding genes within it:
- the si:dkey-27h10.2 gene encoding mucin-5AC; translated protein: MPSSFFFMLGLVVGTIIAVQTTPESKSNHTQTTPESESNRTQTPESKSNRTTFITNSSTMSTTISVTTTINTSDSNTEMNVSTESPTGNSPISVTTTSTAKPNSQTVTETTKPPTTPAPGGSETSPTTKGTSPKSPTSSTKTASTDKTGIIILIILILVVVVFLIACYVTQKRRRRYSVDFSSRQDEVNIPLSTVEPVDTAPQNGLKTFESTETTAKEPEEPDAKPEASDEAKPEAQEEQKAETDKSVADPSTASATPAPAPAPDSSEDKPKADVAGPPAPVESTVEVKTDDEATVSNKTSVESLKETNENNSNNAGFIQTRNLIFWEVPLDCPV